The following coding sequences are from one Halomonas sp. HAL1 window:
- the rpoC gene encoding DNA-directed RNA polymerase subunit beta', with amino-acid sequence MKDLVKVLKSQSQSEEFDAIKITLASPDMIRSWSFGEVKKPETINYRTFKPERDGLFCAKIFGPVKDYECLCGKYKRMKHRGIICEKCGVEVTKAAVRRERMGHIELASPVAHIWFLKSLPSRIGMFLDMTLRDIERVLYFESFVVIDPGMTTLERGQLLNDEQYFEALEEFGDDFDARMGAEAVQELLKDIDLEEEINHLREEIPQTNSETKIKKLSKRLKLLEAFYHSGNAPAWMVMEVLPVLPPDLRPLVPLDGGRFATSDLNDLYRRVINRNNRLKRLLDLNAPDIIVRNEKRMLQEAVDALLDNGRRGRAITGSNKRPLKSLADMIKGKQGRFRQNLLGKRVDYSGRSVITVGPTLRLHQCGLPKKMALELFKPFIYSKLQSLGYASTIKAAKKMVERELPEVWDILADVIREHPVLLNRAPTLHRLGIQAFEPLLIEGKAIQLHPLVCAAYNADFDGDQMAVHVPLTLEAQLEARALMMATNNVLSPANGEPIIVPSQDVVLGLYYMTREKINAKGEGMVFSDLNEVERAFGTQSVSLHARVKVRLDEIDIEEETGERSFHRRIYDTTVGRAMLFRILPEGVPFALIDQPMKKKAISSLINEVYRRAGLKPTVIFADQLMYTGFRLATWSGASIGVNDFVIPEAKTEIVDAAEAEVKEIEDQFSSGLVTAGEKYNKVIDIWSKANDKVAKAMMVGISKETVIDRDGNEVEQDSFNSVFIMADSGARGSAAQIRQLAGMRGLMAKPDGSIIETPIVANFREGLNVLQYFISTHGARKGLADTALKTANSGYLTRRLVDVAQDLVITEVDCGTENGLTLHPIIEGGDIIVPLSQRVLGRVVAQDVIHPGSGEVQLAKGTLLDEKWCAELDTMGVDEIVVRSTITCETAHGVCASCYGRDLARGHQVNIGEAVGVIAAQSIGEPGTQLTMRTFHIGGAASRSSAVDSVQVKHGGKVRLHNIKHVERGDGKLVVVSRSSALAVADDHGREREYYKLPYGAELSVRDGDVVDAGSIVAKWDPHTHPIVAEVEGKAQFIDLDEGVTMHRSVDEMTGLSSIEVIESAARPMAGRDKRPMVMLQDNAGEYVSVSGSNTPVQYLLPGNSIISVDDGVTIGVGEVVARIPVEASANKDITGGLPRVADLFEARKPKESSILAEISGVVSFGKETKGKRRLMITPESGDPFEALIPKWRQIAVFEGEAVEKGEVISDGPSNPHDILRLLGVEELAKYITAEVQDVYRLQGVGINDKHIEVIVRQMLRKVEIADSGDSDFITGDQAELVRVLEQNIRLEKEKKFPAKYQRMLLGITKASLATESFISAASFQETTRVLTEAAVTGKRDYLRGLKENVVVGRLIPAGTGLTHHAERRRKREGVEQLLNPSATEVEQELGAQLTALDSDDEL; translated from the coding sequence ATGAAAGATTTGGTGAAAGTACTCAAATCGCAGTCTCAGTCCGAAGAGTTTGACGCGATCAAGATTACCCTGGCGTCGCCGGACATGATTCGCTCCTGGTCGTTTGGCGAGGTGAAGAAGCCTGAGACCATCAACTACCGTACCTTTAAGCCGGAGCGGGACGGTCTGTTCTGCGCCAAGATTTTTGGTCCGGTAAAAGACTATGAGTGCTTGTGCGGCAAATATAAGCGCATGAAGCACCGCGGTATTATCTGCGAAAAATGTGGCGTTGAAGTAACCAAGGCCGCCGTGCGTCGTGAGCGCATGGGGCACATTGAGCTGGCTTCTCCGGTTGCTCACATTTGGTTTTTGAAGTCACTGCCGTCGCGTATTGGCATGTTCCTCGATATGACCCTGCGTGATATCGAGCGCGTGCTGTACTTCGAAAGCTTTGTCGTGATCGACCCCGGCATGACCACGCTGGAGCGTGGTCAGCTGCTCAACGATGAGCAGTACTTCGAAGCGCTGGAAGAGTTCGGCGATGATTTCGATGCCCGTATGGGTGCCGAAGCCGTTCAAGAGCTGCTCAAAGATATCGATCTGGAAGAAGAGATTAACCACCTGCGTGAAGAAATTCCGCAGACCAACTCTGAAACTAAGATCAAGAAGCTTTCTAAGCGTCTGAAACTGCTGGAAGCGTTCTATCACTCCGGCAATGCGCCGGCGTGGATGGTCATGGAAGTGCTGCCCGTGCTGCCGCCGGACCTACGTCCGTTGGTACCGCTGGATGGTGGCCGCTTCGCGACCTCTGATCTCAACGACCTTTACCGTCGTGTGATCAACCGTAACAACCGCCTGAAGCGTCTGCTTGACCTTAATGCGCCGGATATTATCGTGCGCAACGAGAAGCGCATGCTGCAGGAAGCGGTCGATGCACTGCTGGATAACGGTCGTCGCGGTCGTGCGATCACGGGCTCTAACAAGCGTCCGCTGAAATCGCTCGCCGATATGATCAAAGGTAAGCAGGGTCGTTTCCGTCAGAACCTGCTGGGTAAGCGTGTTGACTACTCAGGCCGTTCGGTAATCACCGTGGGTCCGACGCTGCGTCTGCACCAGTGTGGTTTGCCGAAGAAAATGGCGCTTGAGCTGTTTAAGCCGTTCATCTACTCCAAGTTGCAGTCGCTGGGCTACGCCTCAACGATCAAAGCCGCCAAGAAGATGGTCGAGCGCGAGCTGCCGGAAGTGTGGGACATCCTCGCCGATGTTATCCGCGAACACCCGGTACTGCTTAACCGCGCCCCCACGCTTCACCGTCTGGGGATCCAGGCGTTTGAACCGCTGTTGATCGAAGGTAAAGCGATCCAGCTGCACCCGCTGGTATGTGCCGCCTACAACGCCGACTTTGACGGTGACCAGATGGCGGTACACGTACCGCTGACCCTGGAAGCCCAGCTTGAAGCCCGTGCGCTGATGATGGCGACTAATAACGTGCTGTCGCCAGCCAACGGCGAGCCGATCATCGTACCGTCGCAAGACGTTGTTCTGGGTCTTTACTACATGACCCGCGAAAAGATCAACGCCAAAGGCGAAGGCATGGTGTTCTCTGACCTCAATGAGGTTGAGCGCGCCTTCGGTACGCAGTCTGTATCGCTGCATGCCCGGGTTAAAGTGCGCCTGGACGAGATCGACATTGAAGAGGAAACCGGCGAGCGAAGCTTCCATCGCCGTATTTATGACACCACGGTCGGCCGTGCGATGCTGTTCCGCATTCTGCCGGAAGGTGTGCCCTTTGCGCTGATCGATCAGCCGATGAAGAAGAAGGCGATCTCCAGCCTGATCAACGAAGTCTATCGTCGTGCCGGCCTTAAGCCGACCGTCATCTTCGCTGACCAGCTGATGTACACCGGCTTTCGCTTGGCGACTTGGTCCGGTGCCTCTATCGGTGTTAACGACTTCGTTATCCCCGAAGCGAAAACCGAAATTGTTGACGCGGCGGAAGCCGAAGTTAAAGAGATCGAAGACCAGTTCTCTTCTGGCCTGGTAACCGCCGGTGAGAAGTACAACAAGGTTATCGATATCTGGTCGAAGGCGAACGATAAAGTCGCTAAGGCGATGATGGTCGGCATCTCGAAAGAGACCGTTATCGATCGTGATGGCAACGAGGTTGAGCAAGATTCGTTCAACAGCGTCTTCATCATGGCCGACTCTGGTGCGCGTGGTTCGGCTGCACAGATTCGTCAGTTGGCCGGTATGCGTGGCCTGATGGCCAAGCCGGATGGCTCGATCATCGAAACGCCGATCGTTGCCAACTTCCGTGAAGGTCTGAACGTACTTCAGTACTTCATCTCGACCCACGGTGCACGTAAAGGTCTGGCGGATACGGCTCTGAAAACGGCCAACTCCGGTTACCTGACGCGTCGTTTGGTCGACGTGGCGCAGGATTTGGTTATCACTGAAGTGGACTGTGGTACTGAAAATGGCCTGACGCTGCATCCGATCATCGAGGGCGGCGACATTATTGTACCGCTTTCCCAGCGCGTACTAGGTCGCGTGGTGGCTCAGGATGTCATTCATCCGGGCAGTGGTGAAGTGCAGCTCGCTAAAGGTACCCTGCTTGACGAGAAGTGGTGTGCCGAGCTCGACACCATGGGCGTCGACGAAATTGTCGTACGCTCCACGATTACTTGTGAGACTGCACATGGCGTGTGTGCCTCCTGTTACGGCCGTGACTTGGCGCGTGGCCATCAGGTCAACATCGGTGAAGCCGTTGGCGTTATCGCCGCACAGTCCATCGGTGAGCCGGGTACCCAGCTGACCATGCGTACCTTCCACATCGGTGGCGCAGCATCGCGTTCGTCTGCTGTGGATAGCGTACAAGTGAAGCACGGCGGTAAGGTTCGTCTGCACAACATCAAGCACGTTGAGCGTGGCGACGGCAAGCTAGTGGTGGTCTCTCGTTCGAGCGCCTTGGCTGTTGCTGATGACCATGGTCGTGAGCGCGAGTACTACAAGCTGCCTTACGGTGCTGAACTTTCTGTACGCGACGGTGATGTTGTAGATGCTGGTTCAATCGTCGCCAAGTGGGATCCGCATACCCACCCGATCGTTGCCGAAGTAGAAGGTAAGGCGCAGTTCATTGATCTTGACGAAGGTGTCACTATGCACCGTAGCGTCGATGAGATGACCGGCTTGTCCTCTATTGAGGTGATCGAGTCTGCAGCGCGCCCCATGGCTGGTCGCGATAAGCGCCCGATGGTTATGCTGCAGGACAACGCTGGCGAGTATGTTTCTGTTTCCGGTTCCAATACCCCGGTGCAGTACTTGCTGCCAGGCAACTCGATTATTTCGGTCGACGATGGTGTCACTATCGGTGTGGGTGAAGTCGTTGCCCGTATCCCGGTAGAAGCCTCGGCGAACAAAGATATCACCGGTGGTCTGCCACGCGTTGCTGACTTGTTCGAGGCGCGTAAGCCGAAAGAGTCGTCGATCCTGGCGGAAATCAGCGGTGTCGTTAGCTTTGGTAAAGAGACCAAAGGCAAGCGTCGCCTGATGATTACACCAGAATCCGGCGATCCGTTTGAAGCCTTGATTCCGAAGTGGCGTCAAATTGCCGTCTTCGAAGGCGAAGCGGTTGAGAAGGGTGAAGTCATTTCTGATGGCCCGAGCAACCCTCATGACATCCTGCGTTTATTGGGTGTTGAAGAGCTCGCCAAGTACATTACGGCAGAAGTGCAAGACGTTTACCGTCTCCAGGGCGTCGGTATCAACGACAAGCACATTGAAGTGATTGTGCGTCAGATGCTGCGTAAGGTAGAGATTGCTGATTCAGGCGACTCTGATTTCATCACTGGCGACCAGGCAGAGCTGGTACGCGTGTTAGAGCAGAATATTCGTCTCGAAAAAGAGAAGAAATTCCCAGCCAAGTACCAACGCATGTTGCTGGGTATTACTAAGGCCAGCTTGGCTACCGAGTCGTTCATTTCTGCGGCCTCCTTCCAGGAGACTACCCGCGTACTGACCGAAGCAGCGGTAACTGGCAAGCGCGATTACCTGCGCGGCCTGAAAGAAAACGTGGTGGTTGGTCGTCTAATACCAGCAGGTACGGGCTTGACTCACCACGCAGAACGTCGTCGCAAGCGCGAAGGCGTTGAGCAACTGTTGAATCCCTCGGCGACCGAGGTAGAGCAGGAGCTAGGTGCCCAGTTAACCGCTCTCGATTCTGACGACGAGCTGTAA
- the rpsL gene encoding 30S ribosomal protein S12, with amino-acid sequence MATINQLVRKPRKRPVTKSDVPALQACPQKRGVCTRVYTTTPKKPNSALRKVCRVRLTNGFEVSSYIGGEGHNLQEHSVVLIRGGRVKDLPGVRYHTVRGALDTSGVQNRRQGRSKYGTKRPKS; translated from the coding sequence ATGGCAACGATTAATCAGCTAGTGCGCAAGCCGCGCAAGCGCCCCGTCACTAAAAGTGACGTGCCCGCGCTGCAGGCCTGTCCGCAAAAGCGCGGCGTATGTACGCGCGTTTACACCACCACCCCGAAGAAGCCGAACTCGGCCCTGCGTAAGGTTTGCCGTGTGCGCCTTACCAACGGTTTCGAAGTTTCTTCTTACATCGGTGGTGAAGGTCACAACCTTCAAGAACACTCTGTCGTTTTGATTCGCGGCGGTCGTGTAAAGGATTTGCCAGGTGTGCGTTATCACACCGTTCGTGGCGCCCTTGACACCTCTGGCGTTCAAAATCGTCGTCAGGGTCGTTCTAAATACGGTACTAAGCGTCCTAAGTCCTAA
- the rpsG gene encoding 30S ribosomal protein S7 yields the protein MPRRRVVAKRDILPDPKFGSERLAKFMNHLMVSGKKSIAERIVYGALDKVAERSKEDPLEIFDKALEAIQPMVEVKSRRVGGATYQVPVEVRPSRRQALAMRWLVDAARRRGEKTMVQRLAGEMLDAAEGKGSAVKKREDVHRMAEANKAFSHYRF from the coding sequence ATGCCTAGAAGAAGAGTAGTAGCTAAACGCGACATCCTTCCGGATCCTAAGTTCGGAAGTGAGCGTCTGGCGAAGTTCATGAACCACCTGATGGTCAGCGGCAAAAAGTCCATAGCTGAGCGTATCGTTTATGGTGCGTTGGACAAGGTTGCCGAGCGTAGTAAAGAAGATCCGCTGGAGATCTTCGACAAAGCGCTGGAAGCCATCCAGCCTATGGTCGAAGTGAAGTCGCGCCGCGTTGGTGGTGCGACCTATCAGGTGCCGGTTGAAGTACGTCCGTCTCGTCGCCAAGCGCTAGCAATGCGCTGGCTGGTAGACGCGGCGCGTCGTCGCGGTGAGAAAACCATGGTGCAGCGTCTAGCGGGCGAAATGCTGGATGCAGCGGAAGGTAAAGGTTCTGCCGTTAAGAAGCGCGAAGACGTGCATCGCATGGCAGAAGCCAACAAGGCCTTCTCGCACTACCGTTTCTAA